From Psychrobacillus sp. FSL K6-2836, a single genomic window includes:
- a CDS encoding HNH endonuclease, which produces MNHYGARCQVCDLNFENKYGKVGKDFIHVHHIIPLHQLQQDYIVDPKQDLIPVCPNCHAMLHCKENGRYLSIAQLRKRILNHNRA; this is translated from the coding sequence ATGAATCATTATGGAGCCCGATGCCAAGTATGTGATTTGAATTTTGAAAACAAATATGGAAAAGTTGGGAAAGATTTTATCCATGTCCATCACATTATTCCACTTCATCAATTACAACAAGACTACATTGTAGATCCAAAACAAGATCTAATCCCTGTTTGTCCGAACTGTCACGCGATGCTTCATTGTAAAGAAAATGGCAGGTACTTATCGATTGCACAATTAAGAAAACGCATTTTAAATCATAATAGGGCTTGA